Proteins encoded together in one Anaerobaca lacustris window:
- a CDS encoding RNA polymerase sigma factor: MGTGAELTPIINGCKSGDAECFAQVVDLYGGRCYGYFYRLTGDRDLSDELLSELFMKLVEKIGSYKGGAFESWLFRIAANIFHDHLRGRKRHKKLVEGRRAELEQRPTETARSDLTGDKLDKLQTQLNRLDADTRDLIVLRYYSEMSFKEIAEMRSEPIGTALSKLHRGLRKLRELMEG; the protein is encoded by the coding sequence ATGGGTACAGGCGCCGAGCTCACCCCAATCATCAACGGCTGTAAGTCGGGGGACGCTGAGTGTTTCGCTCAGGTGGTGGACCTCTACGGCGGGCGCTGTTACGGGTACTTCTACCGGCTCACCGGGGACCGGGACCTCAGCGACGAGTTGCTCAGCGAGCTGTTTATGAAGCTGGTCGAGAAGATCGGGTCCTATAAGGGTGGGGCGTTCGAGAGTTGGCTGTTCAGGATTGCCGCCAACATCTTCCACGACCATCTCCGGGGCCGGAAACGGCACAAGAAGCTGGTCGAGGGGCGGCGGGCCGAGTTGGAGCAGCGTCCCACCGAAACGGCCCGGTCGGACCTCACGGGGGACAAGCTCGACAAGCTCCAGACCCAGTTGAATCGATTGGACGCCGACACACGGGACCTGATTGTGTTGCGATATTATTCCGAGATGAGTTTCAAGGAGATCGCCGAGATGCGGTCCGAGCCGATCGGAACGGCCCTGTCGAAGCTGCACCGAGGGCTCAGAAAGCTCCGCGAACTCATGGAGGGTTGA
- a CDS encoding rhomboid family intramembrane serine protease, producing MLVRRHLMGLYDRDYTQAGERQEHYGMPQMRFNLPRLMPVVKWLLIANISIFVAGVLFPKLGVALEDWFAVDGGSWSTKLQFWRLVTYQFLHSRSGALHIFFNMLALFFLGPPLERHWGSRRFLSFYLICGASGGLFYLLLNTIGFLTPVPMIGASGSVLGLLAACAILFPHMVIFVFFFPLAIRVAAVVLTFMFFLLVVTRSNNAGGEAAHLAGMAAGAAYVLLMPRLGQFRLKRRAGSWEKSVEQQRLLQVEVDRILAKVHREGLHSLTGKEKKTLKKATQMELRRQKM from the coding sequence TTGCTGGTCCGAAGACATCTTATGGGGCTTTACGACAGAGATTACACACAGGCGGGCGAGCGTCAAGAGCATTACGGCATGCCGCAGATGCGGTTCAACCTGCCTCGGCTGATGCCGGTGGTCAAGTGGCTGCTCATCGCCAACATCTCCATCTTCGTCGCCGGGGTTCTGTTTCCAAAGCTGGGCGTTGCCCTGGAGGACTGGTTCGCCGTCGATGGTGGGTCGTGGTCGACCAAGCTGCAATTCTGGCGGCTGGTCACGTACCAGTTTCTTCACAGCCGATCCGGTGCTCTGCACATCTTCTTCAACATGCTGGCGTTGTTCTTCCTGGGGCCGCCTCTGGAACGTCACTGGGGCAGCCGTCGATTCCTGTCGTTCTACCTGATCTGCGGCGCCTCCGGGGGGCTCTTCTACCTGCTGCTGAACACGATCGGGTTTCTAACGCCGGTCCCGATGATCGGCGCTTCCGGCTCGGTCCTGGGGCTCTTGGCGGCCTGTGCGATCCTGTTTCCCCACATGGTCATCTTTGTGTTCTTCTTCCCCCTGGCGATTCGCGTCGCGGCCGTGGTTTTGACCTTCATGTTCTTCCTGCTCGTCGTTACGCGCAGCAACAACGCCGGCGGGGAGGCTGCTCACCTGGCAGGCATGGCGGCCGGCGCCGCTTACGTCCTGCTGATGCCTCGGCTCGGGCAGTTTCGCCTCAAGAGAAGGGCCGGGTCATGGGAAAAGAGCGTCGAGCAGCAGAGATTGCTCCAAGTCGAGGTCGATCGCATCCTCGCCAAGGTCCACCGCGAGGGGCTGCACAGCCTGACCGGCAAGGAGAAGAAGACGCTCAAGAAGGCCACGCAGATGGAGTTGCGTCGGCAGAAGATGTAG